A region of Enoplosus armatus isolate fEnoArm2 chromosome 14, fEnoArm2.hap1, whole genome shotgun sequence DNA encodes the following proteins:
- the LOC139296820 gene encoding protein Niban 1-like has protein sequence MGASPSGLLDEAKISNIKGLVDGTFQSFSVFYRQQYSAAYFRHLHQEVEPKKEGRGLLLTHTPQYAPQEVLYQGGVRFSCWDEQGKKCRERHTVLRRDYKVEIHENIETFSRGCAAKLVLQPAGASVFTTEEESRAHLEQTCAGILNGVKEDSSSVVSSPDVFAVYLHLPYAGHTCFLFQQEEERDHFRSALKTCIRHCNLDPWSDSSYESQAFARALRLYRQDKGCYESWEMLLGTEEQVLASQVMEEALPWLQTQLQPRVRGKKTERIRQWLATVQATYALVLDQLAAGLEALRAECRQTASANQALIRSNLDQIMSSHRFLQERVGACIREEAEKVCGESVAPYMSSILEALAENISAGIRGMQHTLHVQMDSAFTHTRGGTEETKEALSTLRSISLEQCYRQAEKLTEKLAGLKQRFGLGSAQRLVHSAHLEMEKLLDSAVYTLELFLRPSAGPPPSQIPVRMERAKERVLKQLDHDSRVVQRRLYQEALLEITLPALTRRMDSRWKTELQQFEQYIFSDYSSFILVHNVYDDVLRDIPSKEIETVVQDAASKKSNNLLLDTSDLGFSQYSLLGVTPPRSAPGSPALRARDSPPAAPREEPVAAVEGAGQPVTANVCLQNDPAVSCDQADPGEEPVAAVEGAGQPVTANVCLQNDPAVSCDQADPGEEPVAAVEGAGQPAAANVCLQNDPAVSCDQADPGEEPVAAVEGAGQPAAANVCLQNDLEVSGAEADPGATQSSKLPSPMIVVTQQFDGSSAEEASRFEDTREAQLRVDTPSAPDSDPHGAGTPADPESMNPIPGSADLSMSPPSSPQSTDVPAECAQSGLPATPERSDRVTEDATALQHPCPSSPHPPCTGGGPMKISLGSLSEAIGRNSAAPPVTQTTAQRTTDKAVYLTGDIKDSWEVERGVAQTGGEPVDKGSQSSESPAENASAALTAERRRREETVDDEEKGSELETGTREEDEEEAEEMGDPAEKGGEKEKEEVLQSPRPMESQPERAAGLPLDSVAVIRELVTEITEVETAVSPCPNSSHTP, from the exons ATGGGAGCATCTCCCTCTGGCCTGTTGGATGAGGCCAAAATCAGCAACATCAAAG gACTCGTCGACGGTACATTCCAGAGCTTCAGCGTGTTTTACCGCCAGCAGTATTCCGCAGCCTACTTCAGACATTTACACCAGGAGGTGGAGCCTaagaaggaagggaggggcCTATTGCTCACGCACACG cctCAGTATGCTCCGCAGGAAGTGCTGTACCAGGGGGGTGTGAGGTTCTCCTGCTGGGACGAGCAGGGgaagaaatgcagagagagacacacagtccTTAGAAGAGACTACAAAGTGGAGATACATGAAAACATTGAG ACTTTCAGTCGGGGATGCGCAGCTAAGCTGGTCCTGCAGCCCGCGGGGGCCAGTGTGTTCACCACGGAGGAGGAGTCCAGGGCTCACCTGGAGCAGACCTGTGCTGGGATACTCAATG gcgtGAAGGAGGATTCTTCTTCGGTGGTGTCGTCCCcagatgtgtttgctgtgtaTCTGCACCTGCCTTACGCGGGCCACACCTGCTTCCTGTTCCAACAGGAAGAAGAACGAGATCACTTCCGGTCCGCCCTCAAGACCTGTATTAGACACTGCAACCttg ACCCCTGGAGCGATTCATCCTACGAGAGCCAGGCATTCGCCCGGGCCCTCCGACTCTACCGGCAGGACAAAGGGTGCTACGAATCCTGGGAAATGCTGCTGGGCACCGAGGAACAA GTGCTGGCCTCCCAGGTGATGGAGGAAGCGTTGCCGTGGCTACAGACGCAGCTTCAGCCCAGAGTGAGGGGCAAGAAAACCGAGAGGATACGGCAGTGGCTGGCG ACGGTACAGGCAACCTACGCTTTGGTGCTGGATCAACTCGCCGCAGGCCTGGAGGCCCTGAGGGCGGAGTGTCGCCAGACAGCGTCGGCCAATCAGGCGCTGATCAGATCCAACCTGGACCAGATCATGTCCTCTCACCGCTTCCTGCAGGAGAGAGTCGGAG cGTGCATACGCGAAGAAGCTGAGAAGGTGTGCGGTGAGTCCGTGGCACCCTACATGTCCTCCATCCTTGAAGCGCTCGCAGAAAACATAAGTGCGGGGATTCGGGGGATGCAGCACACACTGCACGTGCAGATGGACTcggccttcacacacacacgcgggggaacagaggagacaaaggag gCCTTGTCCACTCTGCGCTCCATCAGCCTGGAGCAGTGCTACAGGCAGGCGGAGAAGCTGACGGAGAAACTCGCAGGCTTAAAACAGCGCTTTGGGCTGGGCAGCGCTCAGAGACTGGTCCACTCCGCACATCTGGAGATGGAGAAG CTGTTGGACAGCGCTGTGTACACCCTGGAGCTGTTCCTCCGACCATCGGCCGGACCGCCCCCCTCTCAGATTCCTGTCAGGATGGAACGAGCGAAGGAAAGAGTCCTGAAG cagctggacCATGACAGCAGAGTTGTCCAGAGGAGGCTCTATCAGGAGGCTCTACTGGAGATCACTCTGCCCGCTCTCACCAGGAGGATGGACAGCAGGTGGAAGACT gagctgcagcagttcGAGCAGTACATCTTCTCAGACTACAGCAGCTTTATCCTGGTTCATAACGTCTACGATGATGTGCTGAGAGACATCCCCAGTAAGGAGATAGagacag TGGTCCAGGATGCCGCCAGTAAGAAGAGCAACAACCTCTTATTGGACACGTCCGATCTGGGCTTCAGTCAGTACAGTCTGCTGGGGGTGACGCCTCCTCGCTCCGCGCCAGGCAGCCCAGCCCTCCGCGCCCGAGACTCCCCCCCAGCAGCGCCCCGTGAGGAACCTGTTGCCGCGGTGGAGGGGGCAGGTCAGCCAGTCACAGCTAATGTCTGCCTCCAGAATGACCCGGCAGTTAGCTGCGACCAGGCTGACCCCGGTGAGGAACCTGTTGCCGCGGTGGAGGGGGCAGGTCAGCCAGTCACAGCTAATGTCTGCCTCCAGAATGACCCGGCAGTTAGCTGCGACCAGGCTGACCCCGGTGAGGAACCTGTTGCCGCGGTGGAGGGGGCAGGTCAGCCAGCGGCAGCTAATGTCTGCCTCCAGAATGACCCGGCAGTTAGCTGCGACCAGGCTGACCCCGGTGAGGAACCTGTTGCCGCGGTGGAGGGGGCAGGTCAGCCAGCGGCAGCTAATGTCTGCCTCCAGAATGACCTGGAAGTTAGCGGCGCCGAGGCCGACCCCGGTGCCACTCAAAGCTCAAAGCTCCCGTCTCCTATGATCGTTGTCACGCAACAGTTCGACGGGTCGTCGGCCGAGGAGGCTTCTCGCTTTGAGGATACCCGAGAAGCCCAGCTCAGAGTTGACACTCCGTCGGCACCTGACTCTGACCCGCACGGCGCTGGTACACCTGCTGACCCAGAATCCATGAATCCCATCCCAGGTTCTGCTGACCTTTCCATGTCCCCTCCGTCCTCACCGCAGTCCACAGATGTTCCAGCGGAATGCGCTCAAAGTGGTCTACCTGCAACACCTGAAAGATCAGATCGAGTCACAGAGGACGCAACCGCCCTCCAGCACCCCTGCCCCTCATCGCCACACCCGCCTTGCACCGGCGGCGGTCCAATGAAAATCAGCCTCGGGTCGCTAAGCGAGGCGATCGGCCGCAACTCTGCAGCACCTCCTGTAACGCAGACGACGGCACAGCGGACCACTGACAAAGCGGTCTACTTGACGGGAGACATAAAAGACAGctgggaggtggagaggggtGTAGCCCAAACAGGAGGCGAACCTGTTGATAAAGGCAGCCAGTCCTCAGAATCTCCAGCAGAGAACGCTTCCGCCGCCTTAACCGCGGAGCGAAGGCGGAGGGAAGAGACGGTGGATGATGAAGAGAAAGGGAGTGAGCTGGAGACTGGGACAAgagaagaagacgaggaggaagcagaggagatgGGAGATCCTGCGGAAAAAGgcggagagaaagaaaaagaggaggttCTCCAAAGCCCTCGGCCAATGGAATCGCAGCCAGAACGTGCTGCTGGGCTGCCGTTGGACAGCGTGGCTGTCATCAGGGAACTCGTGACTGAGATCACTGAGGTGGAGACAGCGGTCAGCCCCTGTCCCAACAGCAGCCATACGCCCTGA